One genomic region from Nitrospirota bacterium encodes:
- the def gene encoding peptide deformylase has product MSAIQIVKFPDPILREKTRQVDNADGALQKLIDDMVETLYLVPGLGVAAPQVGKSLRLFVYDMTLREGETQKLTALVNPEIIESEGEIIEEEGCLSIPDYWEKVKRAARVMVKGVDRYGKEVRFEAEGLHARLIQHEMDHLNGVLMLDHLSSLKRNILLRKLKKSRKLINED; this is encoded by the coding sequence ATGTCAGCGATTCAAATCGTTAAGTTTCCCGACCCGATTTTAAGAGAAAAAACCCGTCAGGTGGACAATGCCGATGGCGCTTTGCAAAAGTTAATCGATGATATGGTCGAAACCCTTTATCTCGTTCCGGGGTTGGGTGTGGCGGCCCCTCAAGTGGGGAAATCGCTCCGGCTGTTTGTCTATGATATGACCCTTCGGGAGGGGGAAACCCAAAAACTGACGGCGTTAGTGAATCCCGAAATTATTGAATCTGAAGGGGAAATCATCGAGGAGGAAGGGTGCCTTTCCATTCCGGATTATTGGGAGAAGGTTAAACGGGCCGCCCGCGTCATGGTTAAAGGGGTCGACCGTTACGGGAAAGAAGTTCGGTTTGAAGCGGAAGGGCTTCATGCCAGGTTGATTCAGCATGAAATGGATCATTTAAACGGCGTTCTCATGCTGGATCATCTTAGCTCTTTAAAGCGGAACATTTTACTTCGAAAACTTAAAAAAAGCAGAAAATTAATTAACGAAGATTAA
- a CDS encoding methionyl-tRNA formyltransferase yields MRIIFMGTPDFAVSTLAALAESGDEIIGVVTQPDRPKGRKQLLTPSPVKITSEKYHFPIFQPLKVKDPAFIQTVKDLSPDLIVVVAFGQILPKALLDIPPRGCLNVHASLLPAYRGAAPIQWAIIRGEKFTGVTTMLMDPGMDTGPILRAASIPIEPDDTFITLSSKLAELGAKTLIDTVKDLKKGVFQPVPQGSRNVTYAPLLKKEDGLIRWTESAETIERKTRALTLWPGMFTYFNNVVLKVIKAEVKVEAAKGIPGEVVSKENGQLLIATGQGVLSLLEVQPENGKRMTAVQFLAGHGLKKGDCFGR; encoded by the coding sequence ATGCGGATTATTTTCATGGGGACGCCCGATTTTGCGGTTTCAACGCTGGCGGCCCTGGCAGAGTCTGGCGATGAGATTATCGGCGTCGTGACCCAACCCGACCGTCCCAAAGGGCGGAAACAACTTTTAACCCCTTCTCCGGTTAAAATCACCTCGGAAAAATACCATTTTCCCATTTTTCAACCTCTGAAAGTCAAAGATCCGGCTTTTATTCAAACCGTTAAAGATTTATCTCCCGACCTCATTGTCGTGGTAGCGTTCGGTCAAATTCTTCCTAAAGCGCTTCTCGATATTCCTCCCAGGGGGTGTCTAAATGTTCATGCTTCATTGCTTCCGGCATACCGCGGTGCGGCGCCGATTCAATGGGCCATTATTCGGGGCGAGAAATTTACCGGGGTGACCACGATGTTGATGGATCCCGGCATGGATACCGGTCCGATCCTCCGTGCCGCCTCTATTCCAATAGAACCTGACGACACCTTTATCACCCTTTCTTCGAAGTTGGCTGAATTGGGAGCAAAAACGTTGATCGATACCGTTAAAGATTTAAAAAAGGGGGTGTTTCAACCCGTTCCTCAGGGTTCTCGGAATGTGACCTATGCGCCTCTGTTAAAAAAAGAGGATGGTTTAATCCGATGGACGGAATCTGCTGAAACCATTGAAAGAAAAACCAGGGCCTTGACTTTATGGCCCGGAATGTTTACCTATTTTAATAACGTGGTGTTGAAAGTCATTAAGGCCGAAGTTAAAGTGGAGGCCGCAAAAGGAATCCCCGGGGAAGTCGTCAGCAAGGAAAACGGCCAGCTCCTGATTGCGACCGGCCAGGGGGTTTTAAGTTTGCTGGAAGTTCAACCGGAAAACGGCAAAAGAATGACTGCCGTTCAATTTTTGGCGGGACACGGTTTAAAAAAAGGGGATTGTTTTGGGCGGTAA